The Mustela erminea isolate mMusErm1 chromosome 6, mMusErm1.Pri, whole genome shotgun sequence genome includes a region encoding these proteins:
- the LOC116592551 gene encoding olfactory receptor 9K2-like: MGDKGGDNHSEVTDFILVGIRVRPELHSLLFLLFLIVYGMVLLGNLSMIGIIVTDPRLNTPMYFFLGNLSIIDLSYSTVIVPKAMVNILSQKKTISFAGCVAQLFLYALFMVTEAFVLAAMAYDRFIAICNPLLYTVRMSRSLCMQLVAGSYLCGWVSSILQISVTFSMSFCASRVIDHFYCDSNPIEKISCSNIFMNKMVSFSLAVLIILPTIVVIVVSYMYIVSAVLKIRSSEGRKKAFSTCSSHLGVVSLLYGTVSFVYLTPPSNPELRKVASVCYILFTPMLNPLIYSLRNKDVKDAMKKVLWKKKVVI, from the coding sequence ATGGGTGACAAGGGCGGAGACAACCATTCAGAAGTGACTGACTTCATTCTTGTAGGCATCAGGGTCCGTCCAGAGCTCCACAGTCTCCTCTTTCTACTATTCCTGATTGTTTATGGGATGGTTCTTTTGGGGAACCTTAGCATGATTGGCATCATTGTGACTGATCCCCGGCTGAACACACCAATGTATTTCTTCCTAGGCAATCTTTCCATCATTGACCTCTCCTACTCCACTGTGATTGTACCCAAAGCCATGGTCAACATCCTGTCTCAGAAAAAGACCATATCTTTTGCAGGTTGTGTGGCTCAGCTATTTCTTTATGCACTCTTCATGGTCACAGAGGCTTTTGTCCTGGCAGCCATGGCGTATGATCGCTTCATTGCCATCTGCAACCCACTCCTCTACACTGTCCGGATGTCAAGAAGCCTCTGTATGCAGTTGGTGGCTGGTTCCTATCTCTGTGGCTGGGTCAGTTCCATCCTTCAAATCAGTGTAACCTTCTCAATGTCTTTCTGTGCTTCCCGAGTCATTGATCACTTCTACTGTGATTCCAACCCAATTGAGAAGATCTCCTGTTCCAATATCTTTATGAATAAGATGGTGTCATTTAGTCTGGCTGTGCTCATTATTTTGCCCACAATAGTTGTTATTGTGGTATCTTACATGTATATTGTGTCTGCAGTCTTAAAAATCCGCTCCagtgaagggaggaagaaagcCTTCTCCACTTGCAGCTCCCACCTGGGGGTTGTAAGTTTGCTCTATGGGACTGTCTCCTTTGTCTACCTCACACCTCCAAGTAACCCTGAACTTCGTAAAGTGGCTTCTGTATGTTATATTTTGTTCACACCTATGCTGAACCCTTTAATCTACTCTCTAAGAAATAAGGATGTTAAAGATGCCATGAAAAAAGTCCTATGGAAGAAAAAAGTTGTGATTTAA